A window of the Bradyrhizobium diazoefficiens genome harbors these coding sequences:
- the dinB gene encoding DNA polymerase IV, with protein MRESGTVEGDATRVRKIIHIDMDAFYASVEQRDNPELRGKPVAVGGSAERGVVAAASYEARKFGVRSAMASVTAKRQCPDLIFVKPRFEVYKAISRQIREIFAEHTEIIEPLSLDEAYLDVTENLQGIPLARDIALRIREKIKAETGLNASAGISYNKFLAKLASDHRKPNGQFVISPEMGPAFVETLPVGKFHGIGPATAAKMNALGLFTGLDIRNQTLEFMNANFGKSGAYYYWISRGVDERPVRANRIRKSIGAETTFSTDLAEFDALVTELRPLVDKVWRHCETSGNRGRTITLKIKFADFEIITRSRSLLAPVAGRDELERLACGLLEVEMPLPKRIRLLGVSLSSLQLGDDAEPQLTFEI; from the coding sequence ATGAGAGAATCCGGCACCGTGGAAGGCGACGCAACACGCGTTCGCAAGATCATCCATATCGACATGGATGCCTTCTACGCGTCCGTGGAACAGCGCGACAATCCCGAGCTGCGCGGCAAGCCCGTCGCTGTCGGTGGCTCGGCCGAGCGCGGCGTCGTTGCCGCAGCGAGCTATGAAGCGCGCAAATTCGGCGTTCGGTCCGCAATGGCGTCGGTCACGGCGAAGCGGCAATGTCCCGACCTGATCTTCGTGAAGCCGCGCTTCGAGGTCTACAAGGCGATCAGCCGGCAGATCCGCGAGATTTTTGCCGAGCACACGGAGATCATCGAGCCCTTGTCTCTCGACGAGGCCTATCTCGACGTGACGGAGAACTTGCAAGGCATCCCGCTGGCCCGCGACATCGCGCTGCGGATCCGCGAGAAGATCAAGGCCGAGACCGGCCTCAACGCGTCGGCGGGCATTTCCTACAACAAGTTCCTGGCCAAGCTTGCCTCCGATCACCGCAAGCCCAACGGTCAGTTTGTAATCTCCCCTGAGATGGGACCCGCCTTCGTGGAGACGCTGCCCGTCGGCAAGTTCCACGGGATCGGACCGGCGACGGCTGCGAAGATGAACGCACTCGGCCTGTTTACCGGTCTCGACATCCGCAACCAAACGCTCGAGTTCATGAACGCGAACTTCGGCAAGTCGGGCGCCTATTACTACTGGATCTCGCGCGGCGTCGACGAAAGGCCGGTCCGGGCCAACCGGATCCGCAAGTCCATCGGCGCGGAGACCACGTTCTCGACCGACCTTGCCGAATTCGACGCGTTGGTCACCGAGCTTCGGCCCCTCGTCGACAAGGTCTGGCGCCATTGCGAGACGAGCGGCAACCGGGGCCGCACCATCACCTTGAAGATCAAGTTTGCCGACTTCGAGATCATCACACGCAGCCGATCCCTGCTCGCGCCGGTCGCAGGCCGGGACGAGCTGGAGCGCCTCGCCTGCGGCCTGCTCGAAGTCGAGATGCCGCTGCCCAAGCGGATCAGGCTCCTCGGTGTCTCGCTGTCGTCCCTCCAGCTCGGAGACGATGCGGAGCCGCAACTGACCTTCGAAATTTAA
- a CDS encoding ROK family protein, which produces MIDQTESPRRISGMARGSNRGRLVEVLRRHGPLPRVELARSTGLSFPAVSGLTSRLIAEELLCETETAIPSWSDDPDEEDPDGLNGRRRGRPAVLLTLNPEFGRIISVSLRMNLIETLIADFSGFSLAQSRLEIATRALDAGALCDLVIAQINAMLEATATPRHRLLGIGIALQGIVNADTGRHLWSPALSVTDIDLAKPVHQAFGTEVVMANDAVAVALALAAAEPSLAQGLMALILIGHGVGMGIVVDGEARLGAGAGSEIGHTKLGSNGPQCRCGQRGCIEAHLADYALYRDARTFLDLPPAASQQPSEAQMALLHERARSGDPRLAHVFQQAGRALAEAVAATISVLRPHHVVLAGPGLQAFDMMRPAYEERLEQAVLPWLLKSTTIHLRPSESAAIVDGMMRRTLRVVDRNHMDTTE; this is translated from the coding sequence ATGATTGACCAGACCGAGTCGCCGAGACGAATTTCAGGCATGGCCCGTGGCTCGAACCGGGGCCGCCTGGTGGAAGTCCTGCGACGCCACGGGCCGTTGCCACGTGTGGAGCTGGCCCGGAGCACGGGACTGAGCTTCCCCGCCGTTTCCGGCCTCACGTCCAGGCTGATCGCGGAGGAATTGCTGTGCGAGACCGAGACAGCGATACCCTCATGGTCCGACGACCCGGACGAAGAGGATCCGGATGGGCTGAATGGCCGCCGCCGTGGCCGGCCGGCCGTGCTGCTGACCCTGAACCCGGAGTTCGGCCGCATCATCTCGGTCTCGCTGCGCATGAACCTGATCGAGACACTGATTGCGGATTTCAGCGGCTTCAGCCTGGCACAATCACGCCTCGAAATCGCGACGCGGGCTCTCGATGCGGGCGCGTTGTGCGACCTCGTGATCGCGCAAATCAATGCGATGCTGGAGGCGACGGCCACACCGCGCCATCGGCTGTTGGGAATAGGGATTGCGCTCCAGGGTATCGTGAACGCGGACACCGGCCGGCATCTGTGGAGCCCGGCGCTGTCCGTCACCGACATCGATCTGGCGAAGCCGGTGCATCAGGCTTTCGGCACCGAAGTCGTGATGGCGAATGATGCCGTCGCGGTTGCGCTCGCTCTCGCCGCCGCGGAGCCGTCATTGGCGCAGGGCCTCATGGCCCTGATCCTGATCGGTCACGGCGTCGGCATGGGCATCGTGGTCGACGGCGAGGCGCGTTTGGGCGCCGGCGCCGGCAGCGAGATCGGCCACACCAAGCTGGGATCGAACGGCCCGCAATGCCGCTGCGGCCAGCGCGGCTGCATCGAGGCCCATCTCGCCGACTATGCGCTCTACCGCGACGCCCGCACCTTTCTCGACTTGCCGCCAGCGGCATCGCAGCAGCCTTCCGAAGCGCAGATGGCCCTTCTGCACGAGCGGGCACGGAGCGGGGATCCCCGTCTCGCGCACGTCTTCCAGCAGGCAGGTCGCGCGCTTGCCGAGGCGGTCGCGGCCACGATATCCGTGCTGCGCCCGCACCATGTCGTCCTGGCAGGACCCGGCCTGCAGGCATTCGACATGATGCGGCCCGCCTATGAGGAGCGGCTCGAGCAAGCGGTATTGCCATGGTTGCTCAAGTCCACGACGATCCATCTGCGTCCGAGCGAGTCGGCGGCCATTGTCGATGGCATGATGCGACGAACGCTGCGGGTCGTGGACCGAAACCACATGGACACAACCGAATAA
- a CDS encoding sugar-binding protein, which produces MNGSMKTLLVPLLATAAAFAMATGAAQAQQKKTIALVTNAAADFWVIAGRGLEKAQKEHPEYDIQLIVTNDATAAGQRRELDDLLVRGVAGISISVDDAPHATEELNKVASQTVLITTDSDAPQSKRLAYIGTDNVAAGRQAGEEFKKALPNGGKIALFVGTMDADNARERVQGIKEAIAGTKIELVDVFTDQVDSAKAKANMENVLVKYPDIALLSGLWSYETPLIYDAVKAAGKAGKVKIVGFDEDQRTLRGISDGTIESTVVQQPFEFGYLSATNIIKTLNGDKSWIPADSKLIVPTQVISKTNVAEFTAHMKDLLKK; this is translated from the coding sequence ATGAACGGATCAATGAAGACATTGCTAGTGCCGTTGCTCGCGACCGCCGCTGCGTTCGCGATGGCCACGGGTGCGGCGCAGGCCCAGCAGAAAAAGACCATCGCGCTGGTGACCAATGCTGCGGCTGATTTCTGGGTTATCGCTGGCCGCGGCCTCGAGAAGGCCCAGAAGGAGCACCCGGAATACGATATCCAGTTGATCGTCACCAACGATGCGACCGCGGCGGGCCAGCGGCGCGAGCTGGACGACCTGCTGGTGCGCGGCGTCGCCGGCATCTCCATCTCGGTCGACGATGCGCCGCACGCAACCGAAGAGCTCAACAAGGTCGCGTCCCAGACCGTGTTGATCACGACGGATAGCGACGCGCCTCAGAGCAAGCGTCTCGCCTATATCGGCACCGACAACGTCGCGGCCGGGCGGCAAGCAGGCGAGGAGTTCAAGAAGGCGTTGCCGAACGGCGGCAAGATCGCGCTGTTCGTCGGCACGATGGACGCGGACAACGCCCGCGAGCGGGTGCAGGGCATCAAGGAAGCGATCGCCGGCACCAAGATCGAGCTGGTCGACGTGTTCACCGACCAGGTGGACTCCGCCAAGGCCAAGGCGAACATGGAGAACGTGCTCGTCAAATATCCCGACATTGCGCTGCTGTCCGGTCTTTGGAGCTACGAGACACCGCTGATCTATGATGCGGTCAAGGCGGCGGGCAAGGCCGGCAAGGTGAAGATTGTCGGCTTCGACGAGGATCAGCGTACGCTGCGGGGAATTTCCGACGGCACGATCGAGTCGACGGTGGTGCAGCAGCCGTTCGAATTCGGCTATCTCTCCGCCACCAACATCATCAAGACGCTGAACGGTGACAAGTCCTGGATTCCGGCCGACAGCAAGCTGATCGTGCCGACCCAGGTGATCAGCAAGACCAACGTCGCGGAGTTCACCGCTCATATGAAGGATCTGCTGAAGAAGTGA